ggtagaacctttttgcctaaggggatccagctcatagtttcaggtagaagtactcttcgcccaggcttgcttTATGTAgcataacccaggtagaaccttttcgcctagggggatccggctcatagttccgggtagaagtagtattcgctcaggatgttttacgtagcttaacccaggtagaaccttttcgcctagggtaatccagctcatagtttcgggtagaagtactcttcgctcaggatgttttacatagcttaacccagtaGAACCTTTTCGGTtaggggaatccagctcatagttccgggtactcttcgcccaggcttgcttttcgtagcttaaccaggtagaaccttttcgcctaggggggaatgatgttacaccctatatttttttgtacgtaaaactgcgtcgtgagcaaactaatgtaggacccaaaAAAATGAGattatctttgaaaatatataaagcaatttaatcatgttacctcggaagttacaaatattgaatatcatgaacaacaagtacaaagagggttggaaggtttagaagctaaaggaattgaagaaaataatgtttcgtcgaaagccgacaaattgggaatgttatagcatgtacttttgggatgagaccagggtgttttacatgataaggaggttatgttacgagttatgttattcgtatgatagtcgtatgttatgttttgaagtcaagcgagtggtggaacaaaagtcgatgaaagtcatcacaagttacgttcataaattttactgaaactttgggtcaaatgtaactgcgattttctcccaatatacttagagttatggggtgttccacccatcaaattaaatatctatgagtctactttccaactcattaaaccgtttgtcaatacgatatctgagtagagagatatggacATTTTTGCtagactgcgcagactgtcacctacttgcttaaacgagaatccaaaactgggcatgttcgggtcatccaaaaatgggccagttcgggacgtccaaagaggcctttttaaagtcctatccccttcatatattagtCTGATAATAGGGCAAAATAACCAGACTTATTCTCTGCAAAActcctcccaaatatttcccccaaaccccaattgattttctccccctttcaagttctaatcgaaggtaaagcctagagtttgaagaaccaagataggagtcgagttatccaacaaataaggtaagtttacttctctctttcatccattttttctgttgTAGATGTATAGTAAGtcattctatatttgtaagaaatcatgggacggtgatcggaagccgtgagttcgaattattcacttgtagcggactgttttgtggactattttgtggactgttttgtgatgctattgggctgcgtgttttactactattttgtggagttttggaggaggaagtgtgtggataaacaccacataaatgcaggatgttgggctggtcgtttgtcgtaacattttcgggttgttgacactactacggtagtcgttttgtgtatgaagagattggggtgtgttgggctattttgtagtattgtgtggtgtgcataaggttggaaaataatgtatatatgttgttattgttgtttttggtgttgttggtgttatcttgaatttggaggaagtaagaattataggggaaatgctgtccgttttaatacaaaataagcatgtcgttcgttgtgcgatagttatacgtttcataacttaatgatagtattattatcgttgttgtagattaaggtgagaagaggcgagttcaacttggtgattgaaaagagtgtgataaggtatgttaaggctaagccttccttcattttggcatgatctcgtagctacatgtgttagtaatgagacaaaaagagaagttcatattcatgaatttatttacactattctagtctcataagttacaatattattccttatcgagactctatattcaatttagtattgtcttcaagagagcagcaagcctatatatacagtattacagtattttcattaccatcgagttataatcgatgggcaggcccctattgggcaacctctgatcagatggaaagttatataccgagcctactgtggccgagcgcctatgagcgagcccagcatggtcgagatacatagcctagtatggccgagcgcctatgagcgagcctactacggcagagcagttatatataccgagccttataaggccggacaattattttacttactatattgaaggagttgagtcagtatcaacaggtaagtatatctccagatcatctttgactcccaattactttcagttattatattatcagttcagtttcaactttcaattATGTTATcaccttatatactcggtacattattttgtactgacgtcccttttctggggacgctgcatttcatgcatgcaggttcagatagacagacgggtatacctcctcagtaggtatttccagagttcagcctgatcggtaagctccacatccttcagagttattgggtctaggttttcgtgtacatcttctgtgtgtatgtatatatattatgggtaggtcggggccctgttccgatcacaatatatctatcagtagaggcttgtaaacaTATCTTATCAgttagtgcattatgttgggcttgtaggcctagtatgtatattttggtggtttgtcagttgtagtagttatgacggcttcccggcccaactttatattgatgtttagtcagcgctagtttccattcagttttatattttgcttcgcaaattgtcttgcaaggtggccccttggccaaattatgacattatatgttcagagtcccttagtcgcaatttgctacactaggttagttgaggcaccgggtgccagtctcgcttccaggtcggggcgtgacagatccagctcatagttccgggtagaagtactcttcgctcaggttgtttttcgtagcttaacccaggtagaaccttttcgcctaggggatctagctcatagttccgggtagaagtactcttcgctcaggatgttttacgtagcttaacccaggtagaaccttttcgcttagggggatccagctcatatttccggttagaagtactcttcgcccatgcttgcttttcgtagcttaacccaggtagagcctattcgcctagggggatccagctcatagttccgggtaggaatactcttcgctcaggttgtttttcgtagcttaacccaggtagaaccttttctcctagggggatccagctcatagttttggatagaagtactcttcgcttaggttgttttttgtagcttaacccggGTAGAACTTTTTCTcatagggggatccaactcatattttcgggtggaagtactcttcgctcaggttgttttaagtagcttaacccaggtagaaccgtttcgcctagggggatccagctcatatttccgagtagaagtactcttcgcccaggttttctttttgtagtttaacccaggtagaaccttttcgcccaggGGATTTAGcatcttttcagtaatacatggatCTAATCCCTCGTTacttttccttttcagtaatatagggcgtcaacccctggttacatttccttttcagtaatatagggcccagcccctgattacatttccttttcagtaatacagggcgtcaacccctggttatatttccttttcagtaatacagggcgccaacccctggttacatttcccttttcagtaatacagggcgccaacccctgattacatttcctttgcagtaatacagggcgccaacccctgtttacatttccttttcagtaatacagggtgacaacccctggttacatttcctatACCGTAATACATGGCGCCAACCCcttgttacatttccttttcagtaatacagggcgccaacccctgttTACATttttctttcagtaatacagggcgccaacccatGGTTACATAtcctttcagtaatatagggcgccaacccctggttatattttccttttcagtaatacagggtgcccacccctggttacatttccctttttaggatgtttcacgtagcttaacccatgtagaattttgttacaataactcacgaaatttttctagcgaaaattggggcagaaaaatttcgtttgtttgtttattttgatgTCTGAGCAGGTTTATCTCGAGGCAAAGGGTTCGagatgaacaaaagaagaagtgtcaatccaaaataaagaaagaaaaaggaaaagaagtgaatccaaatgcagaagcggatggaaaggatatggactgctcaagacatgacagAAGTTACGAGTTTCACATTTCCCGTTTTGCTCAGAAGaagccgtagaagaatgaactagcacctacagctagtaagcatcaaggttcagattaGAGTCTGCATGAACAACCAGTTAAGACTCatgatcaagcttcaaaagacttatagataagaatcttgtaactcagagttgataggcttgtttaatttctttcgattttgatgtaatagcaggaccacagagcctcgacggaacctcactcgactctccaactaATCATTCCATCActtttcttgaactacacgctACCTGATTctcttataacccgggatatgtaggctgtccaaaatcaggactcggttgcacctttttcttttattttcttcctcttttgaataacgatatggtAAAAAATTAGTCACACGGCATACtttgtctttgcctgaaaactcttcatgtttccaagcaaagaggggcagctatgagcacctaatttttgactatatttgagtttttttatcactttttagtttgtaaatatatttttagtttaatCTACATATTTAAGCTCTTATTTCTCCTTTTATATATTTtacttaagaaaattgaaaacaataaaagaaaaaagtcaCATTTTAAATATAAGCTTTATCTTCATTtccaaagaaagaaaatattttccaaaaattatatTAGTTTGATAAGTAAATTTTGAGTGATTACTATTTTATCTTGCTATTCAAGTTTAggagtagtatttttattttttcatctattaatcaataaaagaaaatcaaaatcacaaaaaaaaaagaagatttaaTTTGGACTAGATCTCTTAATGTCTTGCTTTGTTCAATTGTCCAAGTCATGACCCAAATTGGGCCAAACCTGAGCCCAATAGCCAAAAAACCCATTagatcccccccccccctaaaATAACCTACATCATTAAAAGGCTCTGACTCTCTCATTCAAGGGATCAGTCGTAACTCCCCTTCCCCTTAACCCTAAAGATAGATCAGATCCCTTCCCCACCAAAAATAACCTTCAGCCACCAACCCTCTTCTTTCTCCATAAAACTCCAGCTCAAAACCATCAAAAAACCTCCATTAAAATACCACCAAAAGCGCAGCTGAACCAGCTCATAAACTATCCTCAAATCCAGCAAAATCAGCCACGTAACAGCCTTAAAACTAGCTGCAAATTGCCATGAAATAGCTGCTCCAAAAACAACCCGAAACAGCAGCTCCAAACGCTGAAATAACCACCCAAAACTAGCTGAAATGTAGCAccaaatcaccccaaaaataGTCGTCGTCGCACCATGTTTGCCGACGAACAGAGGTTCGTTTTAACTATGTAAGGCCACCCACGTTCAGTGGAGTTTTTGAGTTAGGTTCAAGGTTTTCGGCACCGGCGCAGGTCTCGATCGGATCGTGGTTTGTTTATAATGAACATGAAGTTTGCTTGGCTGACCTCCAGTCAAAGGGGTGAGCAGATTTTCGTTTTTGGTTCGAGTTCGTTGTTAGATTTTGCTtcgtgttgaaatcaaaagcttATTTTTGAATAAAGGTTCAGAAGGAATTTTGACTGCAAAAGGTCCATTCtatcttcttttctttaccattTTAGCTTGACATCATGCATTAGTTAATTTGTTAGTCTTTTACTGCTTATTTATTGATTGTTTGAGCGAGtatttcattgttatattttatGGATTATTTTGTTTACTTGGAGCTTCTCATGAATGTGGATGTTACTGTTGCACTGAGATAAAGGAAACAGGTTGGAGTGCTTGTGTGTTTTGCATGATAACTTGATAgttcataaaattttcttttctagTCTATTTGGGTGTTGCTAAATTTGATTAGTAGATTAGGCCAAAATTATGTTACTTTGGTATGCTGGACATATAATGGATTCCTTTGGGCTATTTGATTTGATTGAACTATAAGAGTAAGCAGGCCATTGTTGAATTCGTTGATTTGATCGTGAGGTGGTCTAATAAATTATATGGATTTGAGATTAGAAGTTGACCCAATTTTGTTTTCCATAACTTGTGGTCTcccaataatctcaaaattagtttaggaaaaataattaacaatatcGCTAGGCAACTAGTAGGCgcacttttatttttttactcaCGGACTCACTTGCGTAGTGTGGTGTTTAATATTTAgtaaattaattctataatttccATAGCTTAATTATTTCCTAATTTAATTAATCTCTTATTCTAattgcggattcgcttgcgtagcgtgataGTGGCATTTAATAATTTCCTAAAACTAATTTTCTTAATCACAAATGTAGTAACTTTTCAAAagtactacaaataattaattatcaTTATTTCGGATCCGCTTGTGAGGCGCAATTATGATAAgttaataaattttatttttcgatCACGTACTCTTGCGTAGCGTGGTTATGACAACATAATGTTATCCCAATCATTTTCTTAATAAttctaataatcaagaaataaaagcggataggtaaaatataaaaatcatataaaatatagttttgtctaaaattaatttaagtcaagtttaagtcaataaaatGACCGTGCTAAAAGCTATTTGGTTTGATTGAACTATAAGAGTAAGCAGACCATTGTTGAATTCGTTGATTTGATCATGAGGTGGTCTAATAAATTATATGGATTTGAGATTAGAAGTTGACCCAATTTTGTTTTCCATAACTCGTTGTCTCACAATAATCTGTAATTAGTTTAGGGAAAATAATTAACAATATCGCTAGGCAACTAGTAGGCGCACTACCATTTTTTTTTACTCACGGACTCACTTGCATAGTGTGGTGTTTAATATTTAgtaaattaattctataatttttataGCTTAATTATTTCCTAATTTAATTAATCTCTTATTCTAATCGCGGACtcgcttgcgtagcgcgataTTGGCATTTAATAATTTCCTAAAACTAATTTTTTTAATCACAAATGTAGTAACTTTTCAAAAGTACTACAAATAACTGATTGTCATGATTTCGGATTCGCTTGCGAGATGCAATTATGATAAGTTAACAAATTTTGTTATTCGATCACACACTCTTGCGTAGCGTGGTTATGACAACATAATGTTATCCCaatcatttttttaataattctaataatcaagaaataaaagcggataggtaaaacataaaaatcatataaaacatagttttgtctaaaattaatttaagctaagtttaagtcaataaaacGACCGTGCTAGAAGCTATTTGATTTGATTGAACTATAAGAGTAAGCAGGCCATTGTTGAATTCGTTGATTTGATCATGATGTGGTCTAATAAATTATATGGATTTGAGATTAGAAGTTGACCCAATTTTGTTTTCCATAACTCGTTgtctcacaataatctcaaaattagtttaggaaaaatAATTATCAATATCTCTAGGAAACTAGTAGGCgcacttttatttttttactcaCGGACTCACTTGTGTAGTGTGGTGTTTAATATTTAgtaaattaattctataatttttatagcttaattattttctaatttaattaGTCGCTTATTCTAatcgcggattcgcttgcgtagcgcgataATGGCATTTAATAATTTCCTAAAACTAATTTTCTTAATCATAAATGTAGTAACTTTTCAAAAGTACTACAAATAACTGATTGTCATGATTTCGGATTCGCTTGCGAGGCGCAATTATGATAAGTTAATAAATTTTGTTATTCGATCACGCACTCTTGCGTAGCGTGGTTATGACAACCTAATGTTATcccaattatttttttaataattctaataatcaagaaataaaagcggataggtaaaatataaaaattatataaaatatagttTTGTCTAAAATTAATTTAAGCCAAGTTAAGTCAATAAAACGACCGTGCTAGAAGTTATTTGGTTTGATTGAACTATAAGAGTAAGCAGGCCATTGTTGAATTCGTTGATTTGATCATGAGGTGGTCTAATAAATTATATGGATTTGAGATTAGAAGTTGACCCAATTTTATTTTCCATAACTCGTTgtctcacaataatctcaaaattagtttaggaaaaataattaacaatatcTCTAGGCAACTAGTAGGCgcacttttatttttttactcaCGGACTCACTTGCGTAGTGTGGTGTTTAATATTTAgtaaattaattctataatttccatagcttaattattttctaatttaattaGTCTCTTATTCTAatcgcggattcgcttgcgtagcgcgataGTGGCATTTAATAATTTCCTAAAACTAATTTTCTTAATCATAAATGTAGTAACTTTTCAAAAGTACTACAAATAACTGATTGTCATGATTTCGGATTCGCTTGCGAGGCGCAATTATGATAAGTTAATAAATTTTGTTATTCGATCACGCACTCTTGCGTAGCGTGGTTATGACAACATAATGTTATCCcaatcattttttttaataattctaataatcaagaaataaaagcggataggtaaaacataaaaatcatataaaatatagttttgcctaaaattaatttaagccaagtttaagtcaataaaacGACCGTGCTAGAAGCTATTTGGTTTGATTGAACTATAAGAGTAAGCAGGCCATTGTTGAATTCGTTGATTTGATCATGAGGTGGTCTAATAAATTATATGGATTTGAGATTAGAAGTTGACCCAATTTTGTTTTTCATAACTCGTTGTCTTACTCgaactttatttttgcagaccaataataatagagtcaaatcttcttttgaagagaaATTCAAATAAAAGATGActtgaaaaacccaaaaaatcaattccaagtgacgactttgtaaataaaataatccttattcaaatttatcactttaattggagaaactctttaacccacaaccaATAAAACACATATTATTTGATGGGGTAAAAAGGGGTGCCAcagttattattatcattattgtcgTTAAAAGCAAGCAGGGGTCAATTTCCTGACTCATCAGCCACGGAAAAATATCCAATATACAAGTTGTATTTTGCTTTTGTGTTTTTGTGTGCTTTATTAACATTCCTCCTCCTTTGCGTCTTACTCGGTCAAAAAGACAAACATCATAGATAATAAATTATTCATCCAATAAGCACGGTCCCGCTATTTAATAAGACGGATTTAAAATTCGAATTTTATGAGTTTCTCTAATAATTTCgagttaatatacaataataattggttcactaaaataaatatttataaatatttaattaacttCTTAATACATATACTGAGTCTAAGCAAAATTTATTGAATTCAAATAAACTCATAACTTATAAACTAATCAGCTCAGTTTTGTAATTGATTCCTAGGGGTGCATGGATATGTTGGGTCATGTTAGTGGGCAAGATTTAGTTTAGGTTTagatttcttaaaaaataaaattttggtcGGCAGTGTGGAATAAGAAGTCCATGAAAATGACTTATAGTTTAGGTTAAgatttcccaaaaaaaaaaaaggtaacaaaCGCGTGGCTCTTTCGATGCACCTTTCGATTGTTCGTTGGCTTTTTCAAGTAACAAACGCACTTTCGGACTTATTGagtttaatttcattattttcacCTCCACTACAATGTTTATATAATTTTCTAATCGGCCGTCGGCGGTCAATTCAAGATTTGAATTATTCGGGTTCGGAATTTTATCCTACCCAGTCTAATTTATTAGTTTCAGaatctattatttatatttatcaagAGAACTAAAAATCATATACCGGACATAAGTCAAAGTTATTGGGTCCAAATATAGCGATAACTTATTTACTACAAGGGAATATATCTTTACACATATAGTCGatcagttttatatttattttttttagccgGTGTGatatataattatattatatattaattatacataattatatatatataacacataaattatatattatattgtaCATTCACCTGTTATTTTTAGTTAAAGTAATTGAAATGGGCTGCTATTAGTGAGATGAACTTCggcacaagtcacatttcatgAGACTGAATAATAGGAAAGGATAGCTTAAGGCAGCATCCAATTTTTTTCCCATTATTTCAATCTCAATATTTTGAAGGCAACCAGAAGTACCTTATAGACAATTTTGTTAATTGAATAACAAACATCACATTATTTGCTCTTTTTATTATTCTTACAAAGTTGAATTAGCTTTTCAGCAGTTGCATCGATCTCTTCACCTCTTATAGATTTCAAATTCTTGCTAATATCTCTAACTTTGGTACTCAAATTTTCCCCTATTTTGCCAGATATAACACTTTCAAGAACTTGCAAAATTTCTTCTCTGTGAATCTTGCTATCATCATCTCTAACAATCTCAAGTTCTACCATCAACCTAGCATTCATTGGCTGATCAAGATGTATAGGCATGGCTATTATAGGAACCCCAAAATCTAAACATTTTATTATAGAACTCCAATCACAATAACTTATAAATCCACCAATACTTGTATGATTGAGAATTCTTGATTTTGGTCcccatttttgcaaaacttttcccCTTTCTCCAATTCTTTCAAGAAAACCTTGTGGTAATGCCTCTTCAAGATTTTGTTCTTCTCCCTTTGAAAATCTTACAACCCATATGAAATTAACATTACTAATCTTCAATCCAAAAGCTCTCTCTTCCATATCTTCTTTTGTCAAAAAATACTCACTCCCAAAGTTGACAAAAAGAGTTGAATTCTCATCTTTCTTTTCTAGCCAATCAATGAGCTCCACGTCATCCGCGTCATTAATCATGGGATCTTTGATTGGTAGACTTGGCTGGATTTATCAGAAACAAGGAGAGATTAGGACAAAATAAAAAGTGAAGTTTCCTTGATTTCAATGTATATTTTGCTGATTTGGACTAAGATTAGAAGAGGAAAAAAGAAATGTTGTCGTCGATTTCAAGGCCAAGCTCATGAAAATGACTGATAGTGTGATTATATTGTTCCTAGGATTTTCCATTAATGTAGATTTTTAGCTAAATTTTATGGAGAGTGACTAGTTGCGCAAGTGAGAGGCGGAGTTAGAGATCGAAGTACAATTTACCTTTGGTCCAAACTCTGTATTTGTCTTTAGAAATTCATTCAATATGatcaaattattaatttataactcatcaacttaaaaaaattaaaatcttgaactcataaattttaaattctggCTCTGCCCTACGTGCATAATTGTTTGTTTGAAGTATAGCTATGTTTGAGAGCTGGATCCACTATAGCTGGCTTGTTTAAAATATTACGCCAGTAATTCGGTTTTTCCAAGATATAACAATAATATTCAAGACATATATTACACAGATTTTCCCCCTACTGAAGAACTGAAGAAACTTGATTATACAAGAAACAAATTATACTTCACTCCAATATTTGATAATGGCTTTAGATATTTTAACGACGGTTTAAAAGGCAAATTTTAGTCTTAACAAACTTTCTGGTCGAGTCTAAAGATGCATGCGATTGATTAAAGAATTGAGAACTCATAtagaaaataataacaataatatattttGTGTTTTCTCATAGTATGAGGTTTGAGAAAAGTAATATAGATGCGGTATAACACATATTTTGTGAAGGTAGAGATACTGTTTCCGATAGACATTCGGctcaaaaaaatatttctaaacAGGTTTAAACAAGAAAAAGTATTCATATCGAAGCTAAACAAAATTATACTTTAAGAAGATGAATAATAGGGTAAATTTATAGGTCGCATCCTATTTTTTCTCATTATTTCAACCTCAAATATTTTGAAGATAACCAGACCTAACAGACAATTTTGTAAACGGAATAACAACATCACATTATTTGCACTTAATTACTATATATTCTCACAAAGTTGAATTAGGATAAATTTAAGCTGGATCCTATATTTCTCATTATTTCAATCTCACTTCCAAACAACTTTGTAAACTGAATTACAGCATCACATTATTTGCACTTATTACTATTCTTACAAAATTGAATTAGCTCTTCAGCAACTGTATCCATCTCTTCACCCCTTATACATTTCAAATTCTTGCTTACATCTTTAACTTTTTTCCTCAGATTTTCTCCAATTTCCCCAGCTATGACACTTTCAAGAACTTGCGCAATTTCTTCCCTATAAATTTTACCGTCATCATCTCTAACAATCTCAACCGcgacccctaattctaccatcaACCTAGCATTTAGTGGTTGATCAAGATGAATAGGCATAGCTATAATTGGAACCCCAAAATCTACGCTTTCCATTACAGAATTCCAACCACAATGACTTATAAATCCTCCGATATTGGGATGATTGAGAATTCTTGGTTGTGGTGCCCATTTCTTCAAAACTCTTCCCCTTTCCCCAATTCTTTCAAGAAAACCTTGTGGTAGAGCATTTTCAAGATTTTGTTCTTCCCCCTTTGGAAATCTTACAACCCATATAAAATTAACATTACTAATCTCCAATCCAAAAGCTATTTCTTCCATATCTTCTTTTGTCAAAAAATACTCACTTCCAAAAGAGACAAAAACAGTTGAATTCTCATCTTTTTTTCCTAGCCAATCAAAAAGCTCCACGTCATCCGCGTCACTAGCCATTGAATCTTGGACTGGTGGACCAACTGGAATAACTTTCCAATTGCTCAAATCAGAAAAATAATCTATGTATTTTGCCTCTATAATTCTAGAGGTACTCATTAACATAATTTGCATATTTCCTTCAGTAAAAAGATCCACATCATCAGATTCTTTTTGTTTAGCTGATTTTGCCATCACTTCACCCAATTTTACTAACTCAATGTTCCTAAGATAAATAGCTGGGAAAGGGAATTCAATCCCTGGTATCTTTAC
The sequence above is drawn from the Nicotiana tabacum cultivar K326 chromosome 13, ASM71507v2, whole genome shotgun sequence genome and encodes:
- the LOC107820493 gene encoding beta-D-glucosyl crocetin beta-1,6-glucosyltransferase, which gives rise to MDTQVTERGNTNLRVIMFPWLAYGHISPFLNVSKKLADRGFLIYLCSTPINLKSIVKKIPEKYSVSIQLIEYHLPESPELPPHYHTTNGLPPHLNYTLQKASKLSKPNFSKILKNLKPDLVVYDVLQQWAEGVANEHNIPAVKLLTSGAAVFSYYFNLVKIPGIEFPFPAIYLRNIELVKLGEVMAKSAKQKESDDVDLFTEGNMQIMLMSTSRIIEAKYIDYFSDLSNWKVIPVGPPVQDSMASDADDVELFDWLGKKDENSTVFVSFGSEYFLTKEDMEEIAFGLEISNVNFIWVVRFPKGEEQNLENALPQGFLERIGERGRVLKKWAPQPRILNHPNIGGFISHCGWNSVMESVDFGVPIIAMPIHLDQPLNARLMVELGVAVEIVRDDDGKIYREEIAQVLESVIAGEIGENLRKKVKDVSKNLKCIRVISANNPSLPIKDPMINDADDVELIDWLEKKDENSTLFVNFGSEYFLTKEDMEERAFGLKISNVNFIWVVRFSKGEEQNLEEALPQGFLERIGERGKVLQKWGPKSRILNHTSIGGFISYCDWSSIIKCLDFGVPIIAMPIHLDQPMNARLMVELEIVRDDDSKIHREEILQVLESVISGKIGENLSTKVRDISKNLKSIRGEEIDATAEKLIQLCKNNKKSK